The following DNA comes from Solanum stenotomum isolate F172 chromosome 11, ASM1918654v1, whole genome shotgun sequence.
CAGAACACAGGACTAGGTACCCCTTCAAACATCTTGGGCTACCAATACCCCACCGAAGCGTTCTTCATAGCAGAAAGGAAGGAAGTTAGGAGAGGAGGAAAGGAAGTGGagaacaacacaacaatattaCCTTTGCCAGCTGAGAATGCACGAAAACAAGAGGAGCAAGAAGACGGGGTGAAGGATCCACATCATCAAGAAGGGGGAAGTCGGTTTCCACTCAGCTCCAAGAGACGACATTGTGAGAAAGAAGAGGAATACAAATTTACAAACCCTACTTGGGAGAACTTGTAATAGGCACCTAGATAGATGAGGATGAAATGGgcttatttccttttttgggcCAATCCGTTTTCTAAGACTGGTCATGAATTGTATTTgcttataataaataaaaggagcGGAAACTCcatatttgattttgaaaaatcaataaGGAAGGAAAttaaggtgtttttttttttttgcgacatttaactaataaaacaaTCATCAAGAATTGGAATTTACACTTCTGTAAtgctttgttttttatttttaagttaactAAATTTTAACTTATGTATTGTTCTAAATAGCCACTattcttataaataaaatttattaataattccTAGATTAAACGTTGTGAGGCACATACactaaaatttataactttCAATAGATGCTATGTCttaattatattgaaaaaatatatcaaatactAGTTgacatataaatcatcattgaTTCATTTTTGATAAGCAACTACTTATTTTTATGGTAGTTGTGTCATATAGTAAGAgtctgtttggattgacttaaaaaagtagtagtttttaagtcaaaaataaaaagtcaaactgaaatgacttttaagtcaaaaaataaaaagtatggggagacctacttttggtttttgacttattttaagtcattttaaacttatttcaaGTCATGTtaaccttgtcaaacacttcctaacttattttaaatcattttaaacttattttaagttattttttatatttgtcaaacactttcagaagtcaaaaactgacttaaaagtaggtttgaccaatttttaagtcaatccaaacatcCTCTAAGTGTCGTGATACATAGGTGTAAACATATGTCTATAAAAAGCAAACATTAATTATGGAtagaaaatcttaaaaatagttaaatttatGAAGTTACCAAAGTTAGAGATACCCATGCAATACTTGTTATAAATATAGTACAAGAGAAAGACAAATCTTCCCAACCAAAAATTTTCTTCTCCCTTTTATTGAATTGAATCGATTGATAGAGAAATAATGTCTACATCTGAAGGAGAATGGATGAAAGTGATAAAAGAAGGAGAAGCTTCTCGCGTAGTTTTATCTTATGAGTTCATTGATAAGTTAAAGAAATTGAATTGGGATGAAGTTTTGCAAAGCAATATGATCATTTCACCGCAATTTGATGAGAAGTTATCGTGCACATCTCAACAAACAAAATCATCCAATTAACACCTTCTCTTGTCATGCTTTTGTTATCCTATATTAGACTATTCCGGATTATTATTTTGTCTCTCATATAGTTGTTGATTTATTCTTAAAGCTTCTCCTAATAGTCATTAGgttatttatctttaataacTCAATGTAAGCAATATTACAAAGTATTTTTCTATTGCCTTCTTTTTCTTCCgttttttatttgagaaaatgttCTGAAACCCCTCCAACTTATACCTAAAatcccaactacacactccaactttacgggtgtcctatcacccccccccccctcgactatttaaaaataaaataaataactcctTAAAACGATATAACCAATCATGTATCTTGTGGTGAAATGCACGCACTTGACACGTTTTTCACcaattaatcttttttaattaatcttTTGTCCTTCTTATTTATCCTTTgttcttcaattatttttcaacCCTTCTTTGTGAAAGTTTCgagtaaaacaacaaaattaatttcaaaacttatgatttttaaatacaGAAAAAAATTACCACTGTTACTCCTATGTAAATAGagaatttgtattattattaacaCCTAAAGTAATTATAGGAGGATAACCCAACTCGTTACTACACTCCATAGCAAACTCACTCCCCATAACCTCTGAATCATCAACTTCCAATCCTGAGTTCGTCGGCGAAGTTTGAAAACCACCAACCACCATCAAATAATTATGATTAAGATCTTGCCGACCATCCTTGAAGTATCCACCGCCGCCGCCGTCACTGCGCGGTGCTGCCTCCGCCAACGACGCCGTGCTGGTGGTGGTCGTAGATGTGAGCTTACAATGATGAGTCCTGAGTTTCCGTTTCACCGCCGAAGAAATCTTCAAGGCGGCGGTTGGTGGTGTTGCTGGATTATTTGCAAATCCACAAATACACTtggatgatattatttttttcacctcCGGAGTACATTAATTCATGTGTTTTAGGAACGTTCATCCATCATGCAagcaaattttttaaaaaatgtaatttaaatcACTAGCTAAGCAAAAATgggtgtttttattttttattttggggaAACAATTTTCTAGTAATAGAGTGATGAAAGATATTCAACAAAAATAGTAGTAACCGTAATATAAGACCACATGTCCTATATTACGGCGGCGGTGAATTTTGAATAGAGATCTAATATTTGATTCCACCTTTATCACCTTTCATGTCTTCACCattaactctttcactttcttcaCCTGCTCAAAGTTATAacccaaaaaatatttgttgttttatcaaTGAATTGAATACGAAGTTTAGTCTTctataacaaataaatttaatataaaccCTCTTTAATATATAAAGTAATTGAATTTATATTCAACagtaaaaaataagtatttttcttcaaaaagttaAGAACTTTGTTATGTAAAGACACAAAATCTTATCAAGAGAATAAAAAGTTTGATGGATTGGTTTAGATTACAAATTAATTCTTTACaaagattaaaaattaattaggaGATGAATTCCGAAAAAGTTGCCGGAAAATCTTCAAACTCCAACCATGGTAAAATTTAGATCCAAAAAATACTTAGATaataagaaagagaaagaaaacaatgaaaaaaaagaaagagaaaaagccaataaaaaagaaaaatagtcagctcactctctcaaagagagtgaataCACTCTCTGTGCCAACTAAGCATTTAAGgagttatttatttcatttttaaatagtctaggggggTGTTAGGACACCCATGAAGTTGGAGTGCGTAGTTGAGATTTCGAGTATAGGTTAGAGGAATTTcagaccattttctcttttttatttcaaaagaattatatggtgtttctcctctttttttatttaatttaaaacatcGACAAATATAATTGCAATTAAAACATTCACAAAAATAACTGCAATTTATTTGATGTGTCTACATCCattttaatttctaattatTGAACAATTAATACATATTAATGATTACGCAAtatattttcttccatatttgtcATCTCTCCtcaaatttgttatttttatgttatcatAATGCcattatattttattacaaAAACTTGGTTGCTCCCTCAGCTCCCTATATATATGGTAGATTATATGCggttatttaaataaattagttaatttattttgattattttatgttaaaatggGATAGAATATATTTCGTAATTATAGTTTGGTGACttgataaacttcaaaattctaCTGTAGTTCCAATTTGAATTTGAGAAACAAAAGAGATAGGGGAAAATGagttgttgaaaaaatatttcaaatactAGTTgacatataaatcatcattgaCTCATTTTTGATAAGCAATTACCTATTTTTATGGTAGTTGTGTCATATAGTAAGTGTTGTATTGTAAAAGGTTAATGCATGCATGAATTGAACATTCTTTTTAAGATAAGAATATCCATTGGTGtaggtaggggtgtacatgattAGATTggtttagattttttaaatatcaaattaaattatttgtgttaaaattttaaatttataaaccaaattaataaaactagggtttttcaacctcaaaATTTTCCGGGTTGGTtcgattttttcaaatattaaaccaaaccatttgtgtcaaattttcaaattcataaatcaaaccaaactaataaacctcggtttttttttttggattttcctggtaaaatattcatataattaacttgtgcttcaaacatttctttaatccaaccaaaatacaactatctaaggtgtaaagtacgtaaaaagtactatatgtcacaataattgataattcaaaatgtttaaaagatctatgaaaaacttacagttaaaaatagacttgtttgaatctcaaaatccggaaagtgtcacataaaatgggacggatggagtatatataatgtttggttgatttggtCTCATGTTgactttttttagttaaaaccaaatcaacctAAGTATAGTTGGGTTCtttttcaataccaaatcaGGTCAAATTAAACCAAATCACTAATCAGGTTTGTTTTATTTGACTCGATTTACTGATTGATTCaattttcgattcgattttatACACCCCTAGTTgcaagtgtatatatatacgtCTATATAAGGCAAATACTAATTATGGATGGTAAATTCCAAAGGAATAACTAAATTGATAAAGTTACCAAAGTTAGAGATACACATCAATAGTTGTaataaatattacaataaaaagacaatttttCTAACACAAAAATCTTCCTCTCCGTTTTATTGAAATGAATTGATGGATGTCAACTTCAGAAGGAGAGTATATGAGAGTGATAAAGAAGGAGAAGCTTCTCACGTAGTCTTGTCTTATGAATCAttaataagttaaaaaaaaaattgaattggtTGATGTTTTGAAATATGATTTGATGATTTTACAACAATATGATGAGTAGTTATGGTGTGCATCCCAACAAACAAAATCATATATCCAACTGACACCTTACCTTGTCACGTGGTTAATATGTATAGATGATTAGAAATTCAGAAGATCATGATTCatcatattattaattttgtaaaccagttactaaataaataaactaaagtATATGAAATTGAATACTATACATGCATTCTTGGTAACCTCTGGCAGCAGTTCGTAACCCTAAGAAAATTGTTAATGTAGTCTATTTATAGTGGTAGAAAATATGCACTAATCCTAATTAAACTTGGTCTTAACTTGTCAAAATAAATCTGCAAGAACATTAGTCCGTGATGCGACCTCTAATGTGAGTCCATCATCGAAGTTGAGCTTTGTAGTGCGAGGTCCATCATCTTTCTAAGACCTCTCAAGTTTCATTATAACCTATTTATAATAGTAGAGTCAGAATCTTAATCCCCGATTAAATTCAACTTTGATTTGGTCAGCAATATAATATTGGTTTCATCAGACAAAGGGGGTGGGGGTGCAATGTGAAGCCCATTGCGGGCTTCATCTTGTGGTTCTCCTTGCATCACAAGTTCATCGCATGACTTTTTAGTTTCATAATCTCATTTGTAAGCAGccaggggtgtacaaaaccgaactgAGAACCGAGTCAACccgaaaaaaaaacccgactagtggtttggtttgacttgatttggttttgaaaaaaaaacccaactatatttgggttggtttgattttaactaataaaaaccaacctgagaccaaaccaacccgaatttatatatataattttaaaattttattttatacataaaaatatttactttgatataatttttaaatatttcttatacttttccatagtttttagggaaaatgcataaataccccctcagcctatgcccgaaatcccagagacacacctaacctttactaaggtcctattacccccctgaacttaatttatctataatattctaccccttttcggcctacgtggcactatccttgaaaaaaatgtcaacatgcgctgggcccacctgatagtgccacgtaggccaaaaaggggtagaatattacatataaaataagttcgggggggtaataggaccttaataaaggttaggtgtgtctctgggatttcgggtataggctgagggggtacttatgcattttccctagtttttatcttttaatatattatttcaagtttgaaacttagaattatgaatgggctaataaagattatagtccacagatgttggtaattataataaagcttaaatcaaaatcaaattaatactaatgcaaaaagaaaatcaattcaacactaagaatgacaatattattgaatatttgttctttagttttagggataagggtttgaaaattactccaactttggtcagatttgttgttgcgatactaaactttcataaggacctattacctccctagactatttaataccatattttttatCCCCTGAACTacttaatagtgtattttaaaggtatatatgtgctcacgtggacacattactatttataattttgcattattttttatgtctacGTGgctaaatatatatgtttaaaatacggtattaaatagtctagggaggtaataggtcctcatgaaagcttagtatcgcaacaacaaattcgaccaaagttggggtatttttcagacccttatcccttagttttacattggtttagacacataaaatacataatctaattttaattttctttaatatttagtcatgtaactaatacttattaaacttaattttagcatgatttagtacttttaaattatgatcattttcattatgacttgttaatttgcaatatttgttttacgcgatttcattattattattattgttggatattttagtgtcattaatcatatcatattgtgttatatttttaagaaacatcttagatagttgtattttggtaggactaaataaatatttgaagtacaagtaaattatatgttgtgtatgaatactttaccggaaaaatccgaaacaacccgaaaaaccgaaaaaacccgaggttgaaaaacccgagttttattggtttggtttggtttataaatttaaaaatctgacacaaatagtttgattaattgatatttgaaaaatccgaaccaacccggccatgtacacccctagccACATGTATAAGATAATTTTCTCcaatacaaattaaatatgttgGTTGTGGTGGTGATGGTGtacaaagctaaaaaaaaaagtggttaGAAAGTGCTATATTTGACAGAAACTCATGATACAAATTACTTTTCATTTAGTGGGTCACAAATCCAAACTAATCGATTTGTGAGCTTCAAATACAAGACGattagctaaaaaaaaaaaaagaaccgtCTTGTTATGAGCACGACTATAAAGTAAATATGCTAAGATAAGTAAATAGAGACTGATATATTATTAAACTTTGGACTAGTATATTATTAAACTTTGAGGTGATATACAAATGAACTTAATTAActtctatttatagaaagaaaatTGTTGGCAAAAAGAGAAGTTCACGATGCACCATCCCTAACACATCGTAGCACCTAAAGATGTCTGATTAAGCTGCTTGCAACTGTTTGTTTGTTTAAGCTTCTTGAAAGCTTTCTACTTAAGTTGCTTGCAAGTTGTCTGCTACTTGACATGTTTGTATTTATTTGAACTACTTGCAAACTGCATGCTCAAGCTACTTGTAGGTTTCATGCTTATACATGAAATTATGTATTTAAATGTACATTCAGGTGTATTTATAACCCGATCTCATTAACTTAACTTTTGTTTTAAAGTAATGAtgtctttttaataatttatttaattttgtaattaatGGAATATAAAAACAAGATATGAGTCGCCTAGAAATGGGATGCCATAAACGGACTACCTTTCcttttgtaaaaagaaaaaaataaatccaCAAACCGTTACAAAaaccaacattttttttatcttaaaaaaatcttttcaagATGAGAAAAGGGCAAATATCCAGAAATAATCTTAATCCATtctttaaatcaaattttactCTTCTCTGCTGTAAATTAGGTAAACTCTAAATTCCCCATCTCTGTTTATGTAGTGATCATTTGTTATATTTCTCTTAATGTTGAAATTGCCTTTTTCTTGATATAAAgattaatatttcatatttcttttaatgTTGAGATTGCATGTTTCTCAAATTAAAACTTTgacatttgaaatttttggtaattaattttGGATCTGATTCTTATCAATTTCATATTGTAAATGTTGGCATAGGATGAATTTATAATGGGAACATGGTCAATTCTTATAGCCGATCCTAACTTGTTTGAGACTGAGGCAtagttgttgttattgtatttgaTGGACAACAAATGGAATTATGACTTTGAATCTGTGATGATAGATGAAGTTTGAATTGTTATTTGTAAACTAAATAAGAAGAGTTAATCCTTTTAAATCATTGGTTTGATAcacttgagtcgagggtcttttggaaacagcctctctacctccacgaggtagtggtaaggtctgcgtacactctaccctcctcagaccccactaagtgggatttcactagatatgttgttgttgtaatgcttTTCAATCGTTCATTTATGTGCCATCTGCTAAATGATTCTTCTGGTATCGCAGAAAACGTGTAGTTACTTTTCCGTTTAGATGGCTGAAAGTTATATGCCTCAACTTGATGTTGCTTCTTTGAAAGAAACACTATGTGCTCAACAACAGCTTCTACAGAAGCTTTACAATGAGTTGGATGAGGAAAGAGAAGCCTCTTCCAGTGCTGCTAGTGAAGCGCTATCTATGATCGTGCGTCTCCAAGGAGAAAAAGCTGCTGTAAAAATGGAAGCCGAGCAGTACAAGAGATTGGCTGAGGAGAAAATGTGTCATGCCGAGGAATCATTAGACATTTTTGAGGATCTTTTTAATCAAAAGGAGATGGAGATAGCTGCATTGGAGTATCAGGTGCAAGCTTATAGGTATAAGCTGTTGAGTACAGGCTGTGTAGATCCCGGGGTCAGTGAATTTAAATATCCTGATAATTTGTTGCAAAGAAATGAGACTTTAGCAGGAGAAATGAATCTCCAAGCCCTTGGAAGGCGTAACTCTGCCCCTCATTTTCCACTTAAATTTCCAAAGAAGGGTGCTATGGAAATAGATGATTCAAGTTTAGAAAGAGATTCAAATTCGCAAATAGTGGAGGAATACACAGGGCAAGAGATGAATGAGCAGCAGTCGGATACAGAGAAGAAGACTGATATTTCTAGGACTAAAAGTATCAATTCGTGTTGGCAGCAAATTAGGAAATTGGATGATCGAGTGAAAGAGATTACAGGAGTTAGTTACGTGAACTTGAGGAGTGAAACGAGGTCTCCTTCACCACTTTCTCAAAGAAGCATTAAGATAAGCAAATCGGAAAATGAAATGTACCAGCCTA
Coding sequences within:
- the LOC125844621 gene encoding uncharacterized protein LOC125844621, which translates into the protein MAESYMPQLDVASLKETLCAQQQLLQKLYNELDEEREASSSAASEALSMIVRLQGEKAAVKMEAEQYKRLAEEKMCHAEESLDIFEDLFNQKEMEIAALEYQVQAYRYKLLSTGCVDPGVSEFKYPDNLLQRNETLAGEMNLQALGRRNSAPHFPLKFPKKGAMEIDDSSLERDSNSQIVEEYTGQEMNEQQSDTEKKTDISRTKSINSCWQQIRKLDDRVKEITGVSYVNLRSETRSPSPLSQRSIKISKSENEMYQPKLHVSKSETDTPSGSGCSPNVLDVFEVPRAEKDTVDIGLPPKHDRKIVLHNDERLERPDSAQQEAVKSSVKDEAELLKKYFVSAQREKKLRRASEAASIACHLAISRPTTSISGTNELHLHNRTSEIGEVGREATRQEMAQEELKLLHEIKDQLNLMHSEIQSLKTDKLPPSDEPSLLPLSEAMIHFSL